The nucleotide window AAGTGGTGTACACGGTAATCCTGAGTGCTACTTATGTTTTGAACAGAAGAGGGAGCTCTGACACAGATAATCCTGTGATGGCATTCAGAATTGGAGCATCtaataaaacagaacaataatttcaataaaaaaaaatattaagcaaAATTTCAGATTTGGACCTAAGGAAAAATAAACGCTATTTCACTATTCAACACATGTAACTGAAGCCAGCTATGTGTCAAATGcgtatatttaaaataataggCCTATATCTGACAAAGAGAGAGGTCAAGGGCACAAAATTCGTCTGCATATCTCATGGAGACCTGATAATTGTCATAATATCTCATCGTTCATTATTAAACCCTGGAAAGAAATAGCAGGtagtatacatatttttattattacataaaatgaaatggatgatCGCAAGAACCGGATTATGCACACAATTTGCCAGTCCATTCACAGAATTTGTAAGAAATAAACAACACTGTTGATTTTAATTTATGACAtgcattgctgtttatttcatgttttgtttttttgcgtCATTAACAATCGACATTCAGCCTACAAGACTATTTCTTCTACGTTTACAGCAGTCGGTACGTGCCAGTCTATTATTAATTCATCCCGTCACAACGGCTCTAGTGAATCTCCTGCCATGAAGTAAAATAGCACGAGGTCAATGTCAGAGGGCCACGGCGGCTGAGATTGCATCACCGAGGTGTTTCTGACCGGAAACTCGACACGGTAGCGTAGACACTAAGCCACGGCGTTTTTCCAAGAATCCGTTGGCCCGACTGCTCAGCGTCGCCAATGCAGCACAACGCAAGGAGCGGTGCCAGTGAGCTGCAGAAAGCGGAGTACAGTAGGCTACATCACGTCATGGATGCCAGCGCTTTTACGTAACAACCGCACTCAGTTACGGTCGAAGCAGAAACTCAAACACTCACTTCACCGCAAAGGACTGGAACGTCACCGCCTGGTTCCGTTttcaagcattttattttgttacgATCATTTATTTATCTCGATCATTTATTCTGAGTAATTTCTTGATTCAAGGCCTCTGAAACATCACACGTGTGCTGCCAAATGACTCCTTCGAAAAATTTAAACTTATATGATTAATCAGTTTAATATACTGGAGGTTCGTTGATATCCATGGGGTAATCATTTAATATAcccattgtaaaaaaaaaaaaaaaaaaaaaaaagtaaaaggcgtcgtttgatttgttttcttcactgattttttatttctttcttaattcataaattttattattttcttcagCCATCAatccactcattcattcattcatatttcttaAGCTCTTATAAAATTTGACCGACTAAATCATATATATAAGACtattatcatttcatttaccacctatttaaatggaatgtaaaaactgttttttttttttttttatccacgCCCTTGCAGTAGCACAAACGGAAAATAAACATTAGCCTTAGAGAGATTTTTTGAGTGAATCGTGGCAGAATCTCTACTGCAGTAGCCTATTTGATTTAAAGTAAATAGCAAGTAACATATTCTACTACAGTTTGCTTGCTGCATATCTCCATCGATATCTATGCAGCCGTCTGTAAAGTTATTTCATTCAAACTGTTGTTCCAGATTCTGTCACACGCATTGCGCCGGCCACATGGGCTGGCTAGAAAGGAGCTGTACCTGACCGCTCCGGTAGGCGTTGCGGAAGGAGTTATTATGCTAATGTGGGGGGCGGGTTGCGGGAAATGAGAGTAGATGACGTCAGCACCCTCCTCGCGGAGAGTGAAACAAACATGGCGACAGAATGGAGTGGACAGGGGTACATTCTAACTTTAATCTTTTTTCTCTGGGGCGTAGTGTCTGGGCGAATGGAGACAGCGATGGAGGGAATCAGCGGCAGTCAGATCTTGGGAATGAGACTGGAGAGGAGCAACAAATCGGCGGCAACGACCGATGACGGGGTCATCCAGGTAACGGAGGAGAGCAGTGTCCAGCTCAGGTTTTACGGGGTACAGATGAACTCTGGCACCTGGTCACACATCAGGTTCACGGAGCACGGGGACGGCGGGGACGAGGGTAACAGCAGTGACAATGTTAACAGGACTTGTACCGATTTTACCAAAGACATCAGCATCAACAATTACATGAACGTCAGCAGCCAGGGCACATCGGGAGTACTGGACATTAACATTAAGGCGCTCCGCAAGAGCGAGTCGCAGAAGGAGTATAGTCTGTGCGTCAGAAATAGCCCGGAAGGCAGGTGGTACTTACTTGGGGATAACGATGGCAGGATACTCGTGGTGGAGGAGAAAAAGTCTCTGCTGCCGATGTGGCTCCAGATCATCCTTATCTCCTGCCTCCTGGTGCTGTCGGGCATGTTCAGTGGTCTTAACCTCGGTCTGATGGCCCTGGACCCAATGGAGCTCCGCATTGTCCAGAGCTGTGGTACCGAAAAGGAGAAGCGGTATGCGCGTAAAATAGAGCCCATTCGCAGCAAAGGAAACTACCTTCTCTGTTCGCTTTTGCTGGGCAATGTGTTGGTCAACACCACGCTTACAATCCTGTTGGATGACCTGATCGGCTCTGGCCTCGGCGCTGTGGTTGCCTCCACCATTGGAATCGTTATTTTTGGTGAGATCGTGCCTCAGGCGCTGTGCTCCCGCCACGGGTTGGCAGTGGGGGCTAACACCATCTTGGTGACCAAATTCTTCATGATACTCACCTTGCCGCTGTCCTTCCCGGTGAGCAAACTGCTGGACTGCGTGCTTGGCCAGGAAATCGGCACCGTGTACAACCGCGAGAAACTTGTGGAGATGCTAAAAGTGACGGAGCCGTATAACGACTTGGTAAAAGAGGAGCTGAACATCATTCAGGGCGCACTGGAGCTCCGAACCAAGACTGTGGAAGATGTTATGACTCCGCTGAGCAACTGCTTCATGATTCACATCGACGCTGTTCTCGACTTCAACACCATGTCGGAGATAATGCAAAGCGGTTACACGCGCATCCCGGTTTACGACGAGGAGCGCTCGAACATCGTCGACATCCTCTACGTTAAGGATTTGGCTTTCGTTGACCCGGACGATTGCACCACGCTTAAAACCATCACCAAGTTCTACAATCACCCGGTTCACTTCGTCTTCCACGACACCAAGCTGGATTCCATGTTGGAGGAGTTCAAGAAGGGTAAATTGTCTTAGTCTCGACGGCCTGTGCGCTGTAGATTCAGTCGCGCAGCTGCTGAGTGTCTGTTACAGAGCTCCACATCGCGACAGCTGCCCTTTCTCATTTGTTCGTAGAGGTTTGCATCCCCGCTCGCGATCCAGACAGCTTGGCTCCAGGATGCAGATTATTTCCTTTtggaatacattttcttttctcaaaatattaatttagcCTTTTGAATGTGAGTGAAGTTATCAGAGATTAGGTAAATGTCCCTCAAAGATAATCAAGACAATCAGTAACGTTCAAACAGAGGTTAGAGGGTCTACTGCATAAACAAAGAGTGGGTTATCAATTTGTACTCTTAAAAGTTTACCAACGAGTAAAGCTTTTATGCTTTCTCTGTACTTCAGAATCAGATCAATCAATGTCACTGGTATTTCTGTGCTTGATTGATTTCACGGTTTACCAACTTCCAGCAGGAAAATCATGGAATTATTCTGCACGCATACccctcaaaaacacacacacacacacacacacacacacacagtgcttctTCAGTCTGTGTATTGATGAACTGAGCTGTGATTGTTTTGGCTGTGCCCTGGGGCACTTTGCTGTCAGtggtgaccccccccacccccccaccccatcacaGCTTGCATGCACCACTATGAGTTCAGTTTATGGCCCAGttacagcacactgacagaTCGAATGTAAGCAAGAACAGCCCCAGGGCCAAGAACAGCTTGTGAGGCCAAGGTTCAGGCTAGACTGAAGCTCCTCAGATGTTGagcataaatgaaaaatggtgCTGAGAATAGCACACAAGTCTCTCAAGTTTGAGAACTGCTCAGAGGTGTGCAGATTACCTCTGATTGTGAAAGTTTTCATTGAGTTGTTTATTAAATGGTGATCTTTTGTTGTCAGGGAGCTCTTGATCAGAAGAGATCAATGTTCTGGGTTtgaacactgctgtctgtgtaagCTGTTTTATCTGTGTAAACAGACACTGTTGTTTCTGCAGTCCTTGACAGCTTAAATTGATTTGGCTGTCGCATATAGAGCATTCCTAACCTGACACTTCTGCGGCACAACATAAATTTTGCACCTGGTTTTTTGACAGAATTTGACTCTCACAGTAAAGATGaacactgggttttttttttatctcagtaATGATATTAAGCCAGATGTTGTGAATAAGGTGAAAAGCAAATTTTGAGTGCAGTTCTgaagaacacaaaaaatgagTTGCAGATATTACTGGACATAAGAAATTGCCTCATgtttagtttttgttgttgttatgttaGGTTACTAGTTCAAATCCCCCAtagggcactgcagttgtaccatCCCACAAGGAATTGTTActgattgcttcagtaaatatccagtataTAAATGGACAGTATATATCATGTAATAATATGACATaggtgtctgctaaacaaatatataaaggAGTACTGAGGGAAAGTGGGAAATCTTGCCTCAGCCAGGGGGTTACTTTCTGCTGCAGTTGCTAAACCCCTCCACCCAGATGAGAGTCCCTCCTATTAGGGTTGGGTTGTCTATATGGCTGATGTTCCCATCAATGtacccacttcctgtctctctacACAAATGTGTGCCTGCTCCAGAGCTGTGTCTGGCCAGTGGTGTGGAGTAGTAGGGCAACAGGGCTTGAAACCAGGGTGTTACAAGATTGAATCCCAGTCCgactccctttctctccacacAAGCTTGTGGCCGCTGCAGAGCTGTGCCCACCTCCAATGGCTCTGTTGAATATCACttagtgtgctgcagtgtggagttGTAATGAGGCACTGGAATTGAAGTCAGGAGGTTGCAGGGTTAAATCCCAGGTAGGACAGCACTGTTAGAGATGTGTGTGGAGTTATGATTGCTTGtttcagcaaatattcagctTACACAAGCTGTGCAAGTGACTTGAGTAATGATtcctgctaaataaataaatatataaccCACTGCTTACACTTCAGAAATGCTTAATGCAGGGAAGTGAACACAACGTACTCATGACTGGCATGGCGACtcactgaaatgacagtgacagcacTTCCCATTGCATATGAGCTGTGATATTTGAGGAAAGGGGGTAAAACATCATTTGATTGCAGTTATAACTTACTGCTGTGTTTCATAATTTTCTGGGGATGTCATTTTGGTCCAGTCCAATTCTAAGCAAAATAGACCACTCTTTCTCACAGGCTGTTGGGGTGAATGTCTGTTGTGTGAGCCATGTGATGAAATAGGGCTGGTTTGGAATCTCACATGGGCAGTAAATAAGTGATTGTCTGTTAACCCTAAAGACCGTCTCGTTACCCAGGAGGCTCACAGGCATCCTGAAATGTcacatgccttccacaccaaGGCTTTGGTCTTCActgggttttttaaaaatagttgcATTCCATTGTAGTCTTGTTATGTCTCTGACACTGGCCCTCGCTCATGGCATGCAGCTTTGAAGCTTCTGCTCAATCGTTAGTGGAGCAGTCTGTCAGATGGTGCAGCGGTGGGTGGCCTTCCATGTGGTGCCACAGTGTGACCGTCATattccttttccactgtagaacTGGAAACAAGCTGTCTGACTTACGtcattttccactgtagagttggaaccaggctggcttaCTTATGTCCTTCTCCAATGTAGAACTGGAACTAGGTCGGTTCACTCATATCATTCTCCTCTATAGGGTCGGAATCAGGCTAGCTCACTTACATGCTTCTCCAGttcagagctggaaccagactggctgACAATTGATCTGATAATTGACTTCATCTCTATGTCACTTCTGTCTACCTGTAAGTCTGCTTGCAGAAAGAGGTTGTAAAATGATAAAGAGGAGTGAGACAGAAGagcagagaaggaaagggaggtgcactttcttctttttcttggtACACATTCTTGAGCTTAAAGCTTTCAGAGGGCATTATCTCCACCTATGTGATAGGGAGACCTTAAGTCCATTTGTAACATTAGAGTGAACAGGAGCTTGCTTCCCCTAGAACTTATTTTACTCATGTAGAAATATTCAAACCAATTTCAGActtgttttcacacagaatCATGGTCTAGAACACCGATCTAGAACATTCTTTTGACGTGACAGAGTGCTGCTCTAGAGATGTTTTTGGGGGGCTTGCTTTTACTGACATTTTGTATCCATGCAAGTGTGCCAAACTGGCTCTAAGCTCCTCAAAAAGAGCATTCCTCCCATTCCATTAAATGTCAGGCACCTCTCTTAACCTTGAAACTTGGACTGTCTGTGCTTGGCTGTACGAGGGCCTGCAAGTGTCTGACCACAGGGAGTATGTTCAAGCAAGTTCAAAAAGACAAGAAGCTAATTTCTCTTAATGTCTCTCAAAGAGTAATTTAGAAGGGGTTTAGGATGGGCGGTGTGGGCGCAGGGGAGGCCCAGGGTGGGTATTTCAGTTGGAACAGGCTTACGCTGTTCTGTTGAGTCAAGTGGGTGACTCTTGTTCATGTGCTTAGACCATGCACACGCACTCATGCCTACGTGCACCAGGATGCACGCATGTCTGCACACTGACTCAGTGGTGAGTTGAAGGAAGTGGCCGGTTTATTTGCCCTCAGGGATTCCCTGGTGAATGCAGAATGACTCAGAAGTTCGGTGTGCTCACGTGAAATGACATCACTCTGTGGAAACGATATGATCTCACTGAGGTCGTTCATGGAAGGGAAGCTTCATTGGCCGGTTTCCAGACAGGGGTGTGGCTTAGTGGGGAGCTGAGGAAGGAAGGTCTGACCCTTTTTGGCAAAGGCTGCTGTCGGCCCAACCTCTTGCGCTGCCCCCATCTGTTTTATACAGAAGGTCACATCTGACACAGGGTCAGTGCTTGGGAGCTCAGGCAGTTCAAATcatggtgtgtctgtgatgaaTATGTAACCTGTCTACAAACAGCAGGTGACAGGAGCTGAAAAGGATTCAAAGAACATTATAAATATGGTGTATGCAGCTTTACACCAGATGTCTTTTCTGGATTCTAATGATTCCAGTGGAGAAGGTGTCAAAACTGGTCAGTCGGAACTGGAGCTGGATCATACAAACAGCCATTAAATGGCACGGGGAGAATGTCACTAACTGACCCTGTTGCAGGGAGGGTTAAAACGATGATGTATGCTGTGCAAGTATCCATGGGAAATgtcaggaacaaaaaaaaaaaaaaacagaaatgccaaGCCAGTGGTTATTCACCTCTCTTCCTTGATCCTCCTTGGCTGTGGAGGGGGTTGTCTACTCGGTAGAAGAGTTTGGAGGGAGAGATTCATGGGTCAGCTGTCTCAGGTTTACACCAGTGAGTCTGTGTTCTGCAGAGTTTACGGGCTGTGTACTTGTGCATTCTTTCAGTTGAGGTGACGACACTGTTTACATGGATGAAATATTGCTCCATGTCTGACTGTGTTTTAGCTGTAACCATGTATAGCAGTACCGCGCACTTGTCAAGTTGTTAAGCACTGAGCATCTTTGAGAGATGTAAAAGAGCTGTGTGGACTACAGAATGGAAACGAATATTGTTGCATCGTGAATGAAGCAGTTCTTCTGTGGCTGTGCTTATTACCATTTACACATGACCGCTACTCTAATAACGCCCACAAGGGTAAAAATCAGAATAGACTCATCGACCTAATTATATAAcctccccgctcccctcccAGAACTTTGTGTTGTCATGGGATACCACAGTGTAATGGCAGCGCACCCAATTATCATCATCCTTGCAGGGTGAGTCACCCATAGGCTGCCCCCTTCTAGCCAATCACAGCGCAGAACCTCTGGCCATAGCTGTACCAAGTACCCGTAAGAACTGTGATGTTCAGGCTTCGTGTTTGTGTCCAGTTTATGAGCATGGAACACGATAGCATCTTGGTGTTTTCTACGTTGACAGCCCCTTCCGTCTTGCGTGGGAGGGTCAGCCTGTTGTCCCAGCTCAGTTGTTCCTGACGGTTTGCATTGCAGTGAGCAAGAGGATTCAGGgaggactgtttttttccacagctgctgTCAGGTTGCAGGCTCATCATTTTTACCTGCTATGTCCATCATGCCAGTGTCCACTTTAACGTGTCAAAGGTGAAGGTGATAGGTAGAGGTCAGACTCCGCCCCTCTCTGCAGAGTCACAGAAGCACCCCCTGATGTACGtagcgagagagggagagggagggggagtgaaagtaaaagagagggacagaggagagacatAAAGATACAGatggcaagagagagagaaagtaagagaaacagagagatagagagagaggagtgaaagtaaaagagaggaacagaggagagatACAAAgatggaaagatggaaagagaaagagaagcgGGATAGAGGCCAAGTGAGACACATGGTTGCAcgcttgtttttttaaaaaatggatctattcctttttgttttcaaggAGGGGAACAAGGACACCTGGCTGTCAATAATGGAAAGGACAGGGGCATCACAGCTTTCacaggagacagggaggaggagggagcaggagagaaagaggaagtaaaggggagagggaggaagggagataCAGAGGCAGAGAGTCCCTCTATGTCGCACAGGCtacactgatccaggatcagctggaGGAGTGCCTTTGGCAGAGTCAATGAAGTGGATTaactctgtctctccttttttaTGTCTCACTCTGTCCATGTATCTCTTTAGCTCCCTCGGTCCCATTCTCCCTCCATTGAGCTCTCAGCCCTATATTTAGGAATTCTTTAGACTGTCATCAcatcctcctctccacaggCATAAACACAATGTTTCTTTGCTTGGTGTATATGCGAAAAAAATGTAACGAATATTTAAATTAGAAAGAATACAACCTTCTATTTCATACACAGTTGTTTTAGGATTCAGCAGTGCAGTGGCATACAGCAtttcttcaaatgaaagcaAGGTAATCGGTGCATTAACCTGTAAGTGTGAACcagacagagaggtgagcaGACTTGGTGAATAGATAGTCAGGGATTATTAAACAGCAGAGAGCATAACGTGATCACTGCCTATCTAAGGTGTGACTGGTCTAAATGCTTTGCTGTATACCACTCTGAATGCAAGTGCTGATTGATAATAatcaaaaagaaatgtatcTCCACTTGTCAGTCAGCCCACCAGAGTTTTGATTGTGCTTACCAAAAAATTCATAATTTTTATTGTGCTTAGCAATAACTACTAAGAATTCAATCagctgaaaaagacaaaatggacTGCAAGCCTTTCTGTGTACGATTGACGGAATTGGACGTCAAGCTCACTTTGACCGCATGAAAATTTGAGGATCAGGCTTTTGGGAGTGCTGCTTCTCCTGTTTCATGGTGACAAAGGGAACTGTGTTTGACTGACCTCaatataactgtgtgtgtgtgtgtgtgtgtatgtgtgtgtgtgtgtgtgtgtgtgcgtgcgtgcgtgcgtgcgtgtgtgtgtgcccggTGTGTAACAGTGTTCCTGTCTTTCTCAGGTAAATCCCACCTGGCCATCGTGCAAAAGGTGAATAATGAGGGTGAGGGCGACCCCTTCTACGAGGTGCTGGGTCTGGTGACGCTGGAGGACGTCATTGAGGAGATCATCAAGTCAGAGATCCTGGACGAGTCCGACCTCTACAGTGAGTGCACACCTTGGCAGCGCATCGGTCTTAATGACAGTTGCTGTGTTTCcatgcatactcacacatgGTAACTGTTAGCTCTGTTAGCAAACTGTCACTGTTCATAGATACCTGTGCAGCAGACTGACTGTACGGTGTAGCCACTGTTTCATACCTGCCTGCAGCACTTAACAGCAGAAGGGCAGTTTTCAGCACAGGTGTGTGCTGTCTCTAATGTGCCTGTCCTTTTGCCCGACTGTGTGGCTGTCCAGCTGATAATCGCAACAGGACGAAGGTGCCTACTAACAAGAACAAGCCGGATTTCTCCGCTTTCAAACAAGAGAATGAAGCCAATGTCAAGATCTCCCCTCAGCTGATGCTGGCCGCACACCGCTTCCTGGCAACAGGTGAGCAGGGAGTACCGCAGTCTAACGCCGTACTTATGAACACACTGCATATACACATGCTGTGGCTCAACACTGTATGCAGCAACATGGCAGCTCCACTACGCAGTCCATCACCCTATATaagtacacacactgtacagtcaCACACTGTAGCCCAATACTGTACATAAGGACAAACCATGTAACTGTACACTTAAGTCCAACACCACAACCGCATACTGCAGCCTACCACACTACACCAATAACAGCTACACTATTATTGCACATTTCAGCCCAACACtctacacagaaacacactgtatGACTGAACACCACAAAccaacatcatattaaaacacacaatgtaaCACACCCCATAGTACTCCATAGAATATTGCAGTATGCTGCATCACTGTACAGCAATATTCTATTGGATTTTACTGTATTGGGTTACTGTGAAACAGATAGCTCCAATCCTGCCATTATTAAAAGCtctatttttaaacacagtagATTAgcttattattaattttttttcttactttttgtgttt belongs to Megalops cyprinoides isolate fMegCyp1 chromosome 5, fMegCyp1.pri, whole genome shotgun sequence and includes:
- the LOC118777524 gene encoding metal transporter CNNM4-like isoform X1, with amino-acid sequence MRVDDVSTLLAESETNMATEWSGQGYILTLIFFLWGVVSGRMETAMEGISGSQILGMRLERSNKSAATTDDGVIQVTEESSVQLRFYGVQMNSGTWSHIRFTEHGDGGDEGNSSDNVNRTCTDFTKDISINNYMNVSSQGTSGVLDINIKALRKSESQKEYSLCVRNSPEGRWYLLGDNDGRILVVEEKKSLLPMWLQIILISCLLVLSGMFSGLNLGLMALDPMELRIVQSCGTEKEKRYARKIEPIRSKGNYLLCSLLLGNVLVNTTLTILLDDLIGSGLGAVVASTIGIVIFGEIVPQALCSRHGLAVGANTILVTKFFMILTLPLSFPVSKLLDCVLGQEIGTVYNREKLVEMLKVTEPYNDLVKEELNIIQGALELRTKTVEDVMTPLSNCFMIHIDAVLDFNTMSEIMQSGYTRIPVYDEERSNIVDILYVKDLAFVDPDDCTTLKTITKFYNHPVHFVFHDTKLDSMLEEFKKGKSHLAIVQKVNNEGEGDPFYEVLGLVTLEDVIEEIIKSEILDESDLYTDNRNRTKVPTNKNKPDFSAFKQENEANVKISPQLMLAAHRFLATEVSLFSPLQITEKVLLRILKHPNVIQEIRFNESNKHAPQHYLYQRGKPVDYFILILQGRVEVEAGNENMKFETGPFSFYGVMALNSPALEFRSPSHVSGLNRSASLSCTERSESLSISGSNTQLNSAPPPQYTPDFGVRALTDLQFVKITRAQYQNGLMASQLDSTPQSPVSTHTQLESPATPPRTQPPEPAENGPDETTSLLTNQNCLPPCRPNHTNILGHLHTHAHTESTI
- the LOC118777524 gene encoding metal transporter CNNM4-like isoform X2: MRVDDVSTLLAESETNMATEWSGQGYILTLIFFLWGVVSGRMETAMEGISGSQILGMRLERSNKSAATTDDGVIQVTEESSVQLRFYGVQMNSGTWSHIRFTEHGDGGDEGNSSDNVNRTCTDFTKDISINNYMNVSSQGTSGVLDINIKALRKSESQKEYSLCVRNSPEGRWYLLGDNDGRILVVEEKKSLLPMWLQIILISCLLVLSGMFSGLNLGLMALDPMELRIVQSCGTEKEKRYARKIEPIRSKGNYLLCSLLLGNVLVNTTLTILLDDLIGSGLGAVVASTIGIVIFGEIVPQALCSRHGLAVGANTILVTKFFMILTLPLSFPVSKLLDCVLGQEIGTVYNREKLVEMLKVTEPYNDLVKEELNIIQGALELRTKTVEDVMTPLSNCFMIHIDAVLDFNTMSEIMQSGYTRIPVYDEERSNIVDILYVKDLAFVDPDDCTTLKTITKFYNHPVHFVFHDTKLDSMLEEFKKGKSHLAIVQKVNNEGEGDPFYEVLGLVTLEDVIEEIIKSEILDESDLYTDNRNRTKVPTNKNKPDFSAFKQENEANVKISPQLMLAAHRFLATEVSLFSPLQITEKVLLRILKHPNVIQEIRFNESNKHAPQHYLYQRGKPVDYFILILQGRVEVEAGNENMKFETGPFSFYGVMALNSPALAVSPSLSPSVSSSRPRRLSLKRFSLFSRFPGKKPPLHA